One segment of Pantoea sp. Lij88 DNA contains the following:
- the mepM gene encoding murein DD-endopeptidase MepM produces the protein MQQIARSVALAFNNLPRPHRVMLGSLTVVTLAVAVWRPYVYHPTDDVTPIVKNIELDKNTFRTLLPEASEPIDQSTPEPDEELPADDVDTDVPDTAGVHDYTVSSGDTLSSALNQYGIDISDINALVMSDRDLRNLQVGQQLSWTLDDDGGLKTLSWEISRRETRTYERTPAGGFKMDAEMQKGEWRNSVMQGEVRGSFAASAMRAGLSGAEASAVIKAMQWQMDFRKLRAGDQFSVLMSREMLDGKSAQSQLLGVRLRSGGKDYYAFRAEDGKFYDRSGSGLARGFMRFPTVKQYRVSSNFNPRRLNPVTGRIAPHKGVDFALPIGTPVLAVGDGEIVVAKNGGAAGNYVAIRHGRQYMTRYMHMKKVLVKPGQKVKRGDRIGLSGNTGRSTGPHLHFEIWINNQAVNPLTAKLPRMEGLTGKDRSDYMAQVKSWLPQLGLK, from the coding sequence GTGCAGCAGATAGCCCGCTCTGTCGCCCTCGCATTTAATAATTTGCCGCGCCCCCACCGCGTAATGCTGGGATCGTTAACTGTAGTCACTCTGGCCGTCGCTGTCTGGCGGCCTTACGTTTATCATCCCACCGATGATGTTACGCCCATCGTTAAAAACATTGAGCTGGATAAGAACACCTTCCGCACGCTGTTACCTGAAGCCAGTGAGCCGATCGATCAGAGCACACCGGAACCGGACGAAGAGCTGCCTGCGGACGATGTCGACACCGACGTGCCGGATACGGCAGGGGTTCACGACTACACCGTGTCATCCGGCGATACCCTGAGCAGCGCCCTGAATCAGTATGGCATCGACATCAGCGACATTAATGCGCTGGTGATGAGCGATCGCGATCTGCGTAATCTGCAGGTCGGTCAGCAGCTGAGCTGGACGCTGGATGACGATGGCGGCCTGAAAACCCTGAGCTGGGAAATTTCCCGCCGCGAGACCCGCACCTATGAGCGCACCCCAGCCGGTGGCTTTAAGATGGATGCGGAGATGCAGAAGGGCGAATGGCGCAACAGCGTGATGCAGGGCGAAGTGCGTGGCAGTTTTGCCGCCAGCGCCATGCGTGCAGGATTAAGCGGGGCAGAAGCCAGCGCCGTGATCAAGGCGATGCAGTGGCAGATGGATTTCCGTAAGCTGCGTGCGGGTGACCAGTTCAGCGTTCTGATGTCACGTGAAATGCTGGATGGTAAGAGTGCCCAGAGTCAGTTGCTGGGTGTGCGCCTGCGTAGCGGTGGAAAAGACTATTACGCTTTCCGCGCTGAAGATGGCAAGTTCTACGATCGCAGCGGCTCTGGTCTGGCCCGCGGCTTTATGCGCTTCCCGACGGTTAAGCAGTATCGCGTCTCGTCGAACTTTAATCCGCGTCGTCTTAATCCGGTCACTGGCCGTATCGCGCCACATAAAGGCGTCGACTTTGCGCTGCCAATCGGAACGCCGGTGCTGGCGGTGGGTGATGGTGAGATCGTCGTGGCGAAGAACGGCGGTGCCGCCGGTAACTATGTCGCTATCCGTCATGGCCGTCAGTATATGACGCGCTATATGCACATGAAGAAAGTGCTGGTGAAGCCAGGTCAGAAAGTGAAGCGTGGCGACCGTATCGGACTGTCCGGCAACACCGGACGCTCTACCGGGCCGCATCTGCATTTCGAAATCTGGATCAATAATCAGGCGGTCAACCCGTTAACGGCGAAGCTGCCGCGCATGGAAGGCCTGACCGGCAAAGATCGCAGCGATTACATGGCGCAGGTGAAATCCTGGCTGCCTCAGCTGGGTCTGAAGTAA
- a CDS encoding MFS transporter — MPRFQPISQLTGRILLFPLALVLFEFATYIAHDMIQPGMLIVTNEFSVGPEWVSTSLTAYLIGGVVLQWLLGPLSDKFGRRPVMLFGILFFAVACMLTHWVSSIEEFVSLRFIQGISLCFIGAVGYAAIQEAFDEALAVRMMALMANVALLAPLAGPLAGAAWLTVGSWRSMFWLFAACSLLAFVVLWRVMPETAGDRSHSIALPNLARNYGRLMKDRLVMYGSFAIGLVFIPILTWVALSPVILMHDEGLSRMQYALLQLPVFLAMIAGNLTLSKLAGRVPIEQPVKFAAWPILIGLSLALVASLLNGHSYLLITAGLSLYAFGAGMVNAGLYRLTLYASNEGKGSVAAMLGMISILTLAVGIELAKSGYFSGGTLWFCLINFISGVLWFGLVILFMRERKRRSRLEAL, encoded by the coding sequence ATGCCCCGTTTCCAGCCCATCAGCCAGCTTACCGGCCGAATTTTACTCTTTCCTCTGGCGTTAGTGCTGTTCGAGTTTGCTACCTATATTGCTCACGACATGATCCAGCCTGGCATGCTGATTGTCACTAATGAGTTCTCCGTCGGCCCTGAATGGGTTTCCACCTCGCTGACCGCCTACCTCATTGGTGGTGTGGTGCTGCAATGGCTGCTGGGCCCGCTCTCCGATAAGTTTGGCCGGCGACCGGTGATGCTGTTCGGCATCCTGTTCTTTGCTGTCGCCTGTATGCTGACGCACTGGGTCAGCTCGATAGAAGAATTTGTCAGCCTGCGCTTTATTCAGGGCATCAGCCTCTGCTTTATTGGCGCGGTCGGCTATGCCGCGATTCAGGAAGCCTTTGATGAGGCGCTGGCGGTGCGCATGATGGCGCTGATGGCCAACGTAGCGCTGCTGGCTCCGCTGGCAGGGCCACTGGCCGGAGCCGCCTGGCTTACCGTGGGCAGCTGGCGCAGCATGTTCTGGCTGTTCGCCGCCTGCAGCCTGCTCGCTTTTGTGGTGCTATGGCGCGTGATGCCCGAAACCGCAGGCGACCGCAGCCACTCCATTGCCCTGCCCAATCTGGCGCGCAACTATGGCCGACTGATGAAAGATCGGCTGGTGATGTATGGCTCCTTTGCTATCGGGCTGGTGTTCATCCCGATCCTCACCTGGGTTGCCCTTTCACCGGTGATCCTGATGCATGACGAAGGTCTGTCACGCATGCAGTACGCGCTGCTGCAGCTACCCGTGTTTCTGGCGATGATCGCCGGTAACCTGACGCTGAGTAAACTGGCCGGACGCGTGCCGATTGAACAGCCGGTAAAGTTTGCCGCCTGGCCGATTCTGATTGGCCTGAGCCTGGCGCTGGTAGCAAGCCTGCTCAACGGTCACAGTTATCTGCTGATTACTGCAGGCCTGAGCCTTTACGCCTTTGGTGCTGGCATGGTGAATGCCGGACTCTATCGCCTGACGCTCTACGCCAGCAATGAAGGCAAAGGCAGCGTAGCGGCGATGCTGGGGATGATCAGTATTCTGACGCTGGCGGTGGGAATTGAACTGGCGAAAAGCGGCTACTTCAGTGGCGGCACGCTGTGGTTCTGTCTGATTAACTTTATCAGCGGCGTGCTGTGGTTTGGTCTGGTGATCCTGTTTATGCGCGAGCGTAAACGTCGCAGCAGGCTGGAAGCGTTGTAA
- the lpxM gene encoding lauroyl-Kdo(2)-lipid IV(A) myristoyltransferase (LpxM is lauroyl-Kdo(2)-lipid IV(A) myristoyltransferase, an enzyme characterized in Escherichia coli and involved in biosynthesis of the form of lipid A found in that species and some closely related species.) — METRKKNNTEFIPVFERSFLKPKYWGSWLAIGALAGLAYLPPKVRDPLLGRLGRFAGKLAKGARRRALINLYYCLPELSEEQRATLVDEMFATAPQAMAMMTELVLRDPARIRQRVEWHGREIIDQMKAEQQNVIFLVPHGWAVDIPAMLLASEGQKMAAMFHNQSDPLLDYAWNTARRRYGGRMHARNDGIKPFISSVRQGYWGYYLPDQDHGAEHSEFVDFFATYKATLPAVGRLMKVCRARVVPLFPVYNSETHKLEIYVRPPMDDLLEADDHQLARRMNEEVEVFVRPHPEQYTWILKLLKTRKEGDIEPYSRKELYPRK; from the coding sequence ATGGAAACCCGTAAAAAAAATAACACTGAATTTATTCCCGTTTTTGAACGTTCTTTTCTCAAACCTAAGTACTGGGGCAGCTGGCTGGCAATTGGTGCGCTGGCGGGTCTGGCTTATTTACCGCCGAAAGTGCGCGATCCGCTGCTGGGCCGTTTAGGGCGTTTCGCCGGTAAGCTGGCAAAAGGTGCACGTCGCCGTGCGCTGATTAACCTCTATTATTGCCTGCCTGAACTCAGCGAAGAGCAGCGTGCCACGCTGGTCGATGAGATGTTTGCGACTGCACCGCAGGCGATGGCAATGATGACCGAGCTGGTGCTGCGCGATCCTGCACGCATCCGGCAGCGCGTTGAGTGGCATGGTCGTGAAATCATCGACCAGATGAAAGCTGAGCAGCAGAATGTGATTTTCCTGGTGCCACACGGCTGGGCGGTGGATATTCCTGCCATGCTGCTGGCGTCAGAAGGCCAGAAGATGGCGGCCATGTTCCACAATCAGAGCGACCCGCTGCTGGACTATGCCTGGAATACGGCCCGTCGTCGTTATGGCGGCCGGATGCATGCCCGCAACGACGGGATTAAGCCGTTTATCAGTTCAGTACGTCAGGGTTACTGGGGATATTATCTGCCCGATCAGGATCACGGTGCCGAGCACAGCGAGTTCGTCGATTTCTTTGCTACCTACAAGGCGACGCTGCCTGCCGTAGGCCGACTGATGAAAGTGTGTCGCGCCCGCGTGGTGCCGCTGTTCCCGGTTTATAACAGCGAAACGCACAAGCTTGAGATTTATGTGCGTCCGCCGATGGACGATCTGCTGGAGGCAGATGATCACCAGCTGGCTCGCCGGATGAATGAAGAGGTGGAAGTGTTTGTTCGCCCACATCCCGAGCAGTACACGTGGATCCTTAAGCTGCTGAAGACCCGCAAAGAGGGTGATATCGAACCCTATTCGCGCAAAGAGCTTTATCCACGCAAATAG
- the znuC gene encoding zinc ABC transporter ATP-binding protein ZnuC yields MTSLVTLDNVSIKFNQRNVLSGVSLALQPGRILTLLGPNGAGKSTLVRVVLGLLAPTTGSVQRDPGLRIGYVPQKLHIDPTLPVTVERFMRLTRGSKNAEILPALKRVQAGHLLHSPLQRLSGGETQRVLLARALLNHPQLLVLDEPTQGVDVNGQVALYDLINQLRMELNCGVLMVSHDLHLVMAKTDEVLCLNHHICCSGTPEAVSQHPEFIAMFGPRGAEELAIYRHHHNHRHDLQGRIVLRKGQGSS; encoded by the coding sequence ATGACCTCACTTGTCACACTCGATAACGTTTCGATAAAATTTAACCAGCGCAATGTGTTATCAGGCGTCAGCCTGGCATTGCAGCCTGGCCGCATCCTCACCCTGCTGGGCCCCAACGGTGCCGGAAAATCAACCCTGGTGCGTGTGGTGCTCGGTCTGCTTGCCCCCACGACCGGTTCGGTTCAGCGTGATCCCGGTCTGCGTATTGGCTATGTGCCACAGAAGCTGCACATCGACCCGACCCTGCCGGTGACGGTGGAACGTTTTATGCGTCTGACGCGTGGCAGCAAAAACGCCGAGATTCTGCCAGCCCTGAAACGTGTTCAGGCCGGTCACCTGCTCCATTCCCCGCTGCAAAGGCTTTCCGGTGGCGAAACCCAGCGAGTGCTGCTGGCACGCGCCCTGCTGAATCATCCCCAGTTGCTGGTGCTCGATGAGCCGACACAGGGTGTGGATGTGAACGGTCAGGTTGCGCTGTATGACCTTATCAACCAGTTACGCATGGAACTGAACTGCGGTGTGCTGATGGTCTCCCACGATCTGCATCTGGTCATGGCCAAAACTGACGAAGTGCTGTGTCTTAACCACCACATCTGCTGTTCCGGCACCCCGGAAGCGGTCTCGCAGCATCCGGAATTTATCGCTATGTTCGGCCCGCGCGGCGCTGAAGAGCTGGCGATCTACCGTCATCATCATAATCATCGTCACGACCTTCAGGGACGTATCGTTTTACGCAAAGGACAGGGTTCATCATGA
- the znuB gene encoding zinc ABC transporter permease subunit ZnuB — MIELLLPGWIGGVMLALAAGPLGSFVVWRKMSYFGDTLAHASLLGVAFGLLLNVNPYYAVILVTVCLALGLVWLERRPHLAIDTLLGIMAHSALSLGLVVVSLMKNVRVDLMAYLFGDLLAVTPDDLWMMGGGVVIVLLVMAWQWRSLLSMTISPELAQVDGVNIQRTRLILMLVTALTIGVAMKFVGALIITSLLIIPAATARRFVRSPEGMAAVAVVIGVIAVTGGLTFSAFYDTPAGPSVVLCAAILFIFSMVRKPAM; from the coding sequence ATGATTGAGTTGTTATTACCGGGCTGGATAGGCGGCGTGATGTTAGCGCTGGCTGCCGGTCCGCTGGGTTCGTTTGTGGTCTGGCGCAAGATGTCCTATTTTGGCGATACCCTGGCGCATGCGTCCCTGCTCGGCGTGGCCTTTGGCCTGCTGCTGAACGTCAATCCTTACTACGCGGTCATTCTGGTGACGGTCTGCCTGGCGCTGGGGCTGGTGTGGCTGGAGCGTCGTCCGCATCTGGCTATCGACACCCTGCTGGGGATTATGGCGCACAGCGCGCTGTCGCTGGGCCTGGTGGTCGTCAGCCTGATGAAGAATGTGCGCGTCGATCTGATGGCGTATCTGTTTGGCGACCTGCTGGCGGTGACGCCGGACGATCTCTGGATGATGGGTGGCGGCGTGGTGATTGTGCTGCTGGTGATGGCGTGGCAGTGGCGATCGCTGCTGTCAATGACCATCAGCCCGGAACTGGCACAGGTCGATGGCGTCAACATCCAGCGTACCCGGTTGATTCTGATGCTGGTCACGGCGCTGACGATTGGGGTGGCGATGAAGTTTGTGGGTGCGCTGATCATCACCTCACTGCTGATTATCCCTGCGGCGACCGCACGCCGGTTCGTGCGCTCACCGGAAGGCATGGCGGCCGTCGCAGTGGTCATCGGCGTAATCGCCGTGACTGGCGGTCTGACCTTCTCCGCGTTCTACGACACGCCTGCCGGACCCTCAGTGGTGCTCTGCGCCGCCATCCTGTTTATCTTCAGCATGGTGCGCAAACCGGCCATGTAA
- the pyk gene encoding pyruvate kinase has translation MSRRLRRTKIVTTLGPATDRDNNLEKIIAAGANVVRLNFSHGTPEDHQLRADKVREIAAKLGRHVAILGDLQGPKIRVSTFKEGKVFLNIGDRFLLDANLGKGEGDKERVGIDYKGLPADVVPGDILLLDDGRVQLKVLEVQDMKVFTEVTVGGPLSNNKGINKLGGGLSAEALTEKDKADIITAAKIRVDYLAVSFPRCGEDMNLARRLAREAGCDAKLVAKVERAEAVASQEAMDDIILASDVVMVARGDLGVEIGDPELVGIQKALIRRARQLNRTIITATQMMESMITNPMPTRAEVMDVANAVLDGTDAVMLSAETAAGQYPAETVSAMAKVCLGAEKIPSVNVSKHRLDVQFDNVEEAIAMSSMYAANHLQGVTAIITMTESGRTPLMTSRITSGLPIFAMSRHERTLNLTALYRGVTPVFFDSNNDGVAAAHDAVNLLRDKGFLVSGDLVIVTQGDVMGATGTTNTTRVLRVD, from the coding sequence ATGTCAAGACGTCTCAGAAGAACCAAAATCGTTACAACCCTCGGCCCGGCCACCGATCGTGATAATAACTTAGAAAAAATCATCGCTGCCGGCGCGAACGTTGTACGACTCAACTTCTCTCACGGCACGCCAGAAGATCATCAGTTACGTGCCGATAAAGTGCGCGAGATTGCCGCAAAACTGGGTCGCCATGTGGCTATCCTGGGCGACCTCCAGGGACCAAAAATTCGTGTTTCGACCTTCAAAGAAGGCAAAGTTTTCCTGAATATCGGCGATCGCTTCCTGCTGGATGCCAACCTGGGTAAAGGCGAAGGTGATAAAGAGCGCGTCGGTATCGACTACAAAGGCCTGCCTGCAGATGTGGTGCCAGGCGATATCCTGCTGCTGGATGATGGCCGCGTGCAGCTGAAAGTGCTGGAAGTTCAGGACATGAAAGTGTTCACCGAAGTTACTGTCGGTGGCCCGCTGTCGAACAACAAAGGCATTAACAAGCTGGGTGGCGGCCTGTCGGCTGAAGCGCTGACCGAAAAAGATAAAGCGGACATCATCACCGCTGCCAAAATCCGCGTCGATTATCTGGCCGTCTCTTTCCCACGCTGTGGCGAAGATATGAACCTGGCGCGTCGCCTGGCGCGTGAAGCGGGTTGTGACGCCAAACTGGTCGCTAAAGTGGAACGTGCCGAAGCCGTAGCCAGCCAGGAAGCGATGGATGACATCATTCTGGCTTCTGACGTGGTAATGGTGGCGCGTGGTGACCTGGGCGTTGAGATTGGCGATCCGGAACTGGTCGGCATTCAGAAAGCGTTAATTCGCCGTGCCCGCCAGCTGAACCGCACCATCATTACCGCGACCCAGATGATGGAGTCGATGATCACTAACCCGATGCCAACCCGCGCAGAAGTCATGGACGTAGCGAACGCCGTGCTGGATGGTACCGATGCCGTCATGCTCTCTGCGGAAACCGCTGCGGGTCAGTATCCGGCTGAAACCGTCTCGGCGATGGCGAAGGTTTGTCTGGGCGCGGAGAAGATTCCAAGCGTCAACGTCTCCAAGCACCGTCTGGACGTGCAGTTCGACAACGTCGAAGAAGCGATCGCCATGTCTTCTATGTATGCGGCGAACCACCTGCAGGGTGTTACGGCGATCATCACCATGACCGAGTCGGGCCGTACCCCGCTGATGACCTCACGTATCACCTCGGGCCTGCCGATCTTCGCAATGTCACGTCATGAACGCACCCTGAACCTCACCGCGCTCTATCGCGGTGTTACACCTGTGTTCTTCGACAGTAACAACGACGGTGTGGCAGCCGCACACGATGCGGTTAACCTGCTGCGTGACAAAGGCTTCCTGGTCTCCGGCGATCTGGTCATCGTGACGCAGGGTGATGTGATGGGCGCCACCGGCACCACCAACACTACCCGTGTCCTGCGCGTGGATTAA
- the znuA gene encoding zinc ABC transporter substrate-binding protein ZnuA produces the protein MLHNKKGAIFALTALSVSALFTLPAQANVVASLKPVGFIAAAIADGVTPVEVLLPDGASEHDYSLRPSDAKRLKNADLVVWVGPEMEAFMAKSAAELPARKNLAMVNIDGIKPLLISGAEEEDEHTAEKSEDRDAEAHHHHHGEFNMHLWLSPEIARKTAVAIHGKLLELMPQDKAKLDANLQQFEVALADTDKRVSAQLAPVRNKGYFVFHDAYTYFEKHYGLSPTGHFTVNPEIQPGAQRLHQIRTQLVEQKAVCVFAEPQFRPAVIDAVSRGTQVRKGTLDPLGTDISLAKDSYVKFLSQLSSQYESCLNGA, from the coding sequence ATGTTACATAATAAAAAGGGCGCAATTTTTGCCTTAACCGCTTTATCTGTTTCAGCTTTGTTTACCCTTCCTGCCCAGGCGAATGTCGTGGCTTCACTCAAACCGGTAGGTTTTATTGCTGCGGCCATTGCAGATGGCGTTACACCGGTTGAGGTGCTGCTGCCGGACGGTGCGTCTGAACACGATTACTCCCTGCGGCCCTCTGATGCAAAACGCTTAAAAAACGCGGACTTAGTCGTCTGGGTCGGGCCAGAAATGGAAGCCTTTATGGCGAAATCTGCCGCTGAACTACCGGCCCGGAAAAACCTCGCGATGGTGAACATCGACGGGATAAAACCGTTATTGATTAGCGGTGCTGAAGAGGAAGATGAACACACAGCGGAAAAATCCGAAGATCGGGATGCTGAGGCTCATCACCATCATCACGGCGAGTTTAATATGCACCTGTGGTTGTCGCCAGAGATTGCGCGTAAAACCGCGGTTGCAATCCATGGAAAATTATTGGAACTTATGCCACAAGATAAGGCCAAACTTGACGCCAACCTCCAGCAGTTTGAGGTAGCTTTGGCGGACACGGACAAACGCGTTAGCGCACAACTTGCTCCGGTAAGAAATAAAGGGTATTTCGTTTTTCACGACGCTTACACGTACTTTGAAAAGCACTACGGTCTTTCGCCCACCGGGCACTTTACCGTCAATCCTGAAATTCAACCGGGCGCTCAGCGTTTACACCAGATACGAACACAGTTGGTTGAGCAAAAGGCGGTCTGCGTCTTTGCTGAGCCACAATTCAGACCAGCAGTCATCGATGCTGTTTCCCGCGGAACGCAGGTGCGTAAAGGCACGCTCGATCCCCTGGGCACAGACATCAGCTTAGCCAAAGACAGCTATGTGAAATTCCTCTCACAACTGTCGAGCCAGTATGAAAGCTGCCTGAATGGAGCATGA